GGTCCTGGTCACGTGCAGCGAGGCCGGAGTGCTCGCCTTGTCGGACGTTGCCCTGGCCGAACTGGAGATCGCGGTCGAAGATTATTTGGCTCGTGGCGAGATGTAATAGCTTTTTGGGTCCAGGAAAAAGACTTTCCCTGGACGCGCGGTTGTTTCGTCCTCCCGGCGTTCTTTTGGCGTCAATCCTCCCGCTGGGGGTTTCACCCTTGATTTGAATGGAAGTATTCTGGCCGCTTTTTGCTCGAACCTGAACTTTTTTTTCGCAAAGGAACGACATCCATCATGAAACTGGCACGACGCATCACCCAGATCAAACCGTCCGCGACCCTGACCATCAACACCAAGGCCCAGGAGCTGCGCGCCGCTGGCCGGCAGATTGTCAGCCTGGCCGTGGGCGAGCCTGATTTTGACACTCCGGTCCATGTTCGCGAAGCGACCAAGGCCGCTCTTGACGCGGGGTTCACCCGGTATACGCCCGTCCCTGGTATTCCGGAGCTGCGCGCGGCCGTGGCCGGATATTTCGCGAGTTTTTACGGCGTGACCGCGACCCAGGACAATGTCGTCGTGACTAATGGCGGCAAGCAGAGTTTGTTCAATTTGTTTCAGGTGCTGCTCGATCCGGGTGACGAGGTCATCATTCCCGCCCCGTACTGGGTCAGCTATCCGGCCCTGGTCCAGCTGGCCGAGGGCGTGAGCGTGTTCGTGCGGACAGAGCCCGATGCGGATTTCCTGGTCACGGTGGACCAGCTCGAAGCGGCGCGCACGCCCCGGACACGGTGTCTGATCCTGAACACGCCGTCCAATCCGACGGGTTGTCATTATACGCGCGAGCAGCTCGACGCCATCGCGTCCTGGGCCGTGGCCAAGGGCGTGTTCGTCATCGCCGATGAAATTTATGACCGGTTGGTCTATGCCCCGGCCCTGCCGGCGTCGCTTTCGCCGTGGTGGGAAAAATATCCCGAGAATTTCGCCGTGGTCAACGGATTGGCCAAGAGCTTTGCCATGACCGGCTGGCGTGTTGGCTATACCCTGGCGCATGTCGATCTCATCAAGGCCATGGCCAAGCTTCAGGGGCAGTCCACGTCCAATATTTGTTCCATCGCCCAAAAAGCGGCCCTGGCGGCCCTGACCGGAGGCTGGGAGTGCCTGGAACCCATGCTCGAAGCCTTTGTCCGACGCCGAAATCTGGGCCTGGCCATGGTGCGGGACTGGGGCCACGTGGTGTGTCCGGAACCGGCGGGCGCGTTTTATCTTTTTCCCCGGGTGGATTGGTACTACACGCCGGAAGTGCCGGATTCCACGGCTTTGTGCGCGCATCTTCTGGAAGATGCCGGCGTGGCCCTGGTTCCGGGGGCGGCCTTTGGCGACGACCGGTGCATCCGTATCTCCTATGCCCTGGCCGACGAGACCCTGAAGACCTGCCTGGACAAGATCGGGCAGACCCTGCACGCCCTGAAATCCTAAGCGGAGGCGAATCATGATCGACCAGACAGCGGCCTGGACGGCCCTGCGCGACCACGTGCGCGACATCCCGCCCATGCGCGATCTTTTTGAGCGCGATCCGGAGCGTTTTGCCCGTTTTTCCGTCCGGGCCTGCGATATTCTGCTGGACTATTCCAAGAACCGGATCACGCCGCAAACCATGGAATTGCTTCTGGCCCTGGCCGAGACGGCCGATGTGGCCGGGGGCATCGCGGCCATGTTCGGCGCGGAGCGGATCAACACCACCGAGAACCGGGCCGTGCTGCACACCGCCCTGCGCAAGAACGCCGATGAACGGGTGCTGCTGGACGGCGTGAACGTGGTCGAGGACGTGCACCGGGTTTTATCCCAGATGGAGGCGTTCACGGCCAAGGTTCGCTCCGGAACCTGGACCGGGCACACGGGGCAGCCCATCCGCGACGTGGTCAACATCGGCATCGGCGGTTCGGACCTGGGACCGAAAATGGTCACCGAGGCCCTGGATTTTTATCGCCAGAAGAACCTGCGCTTTCATTTCGTGTCCAACATTGATGGCACGCACATTGCCCGTGTTCTGGAAACCGTGCGTCCCGCGACCACGCTGTTTATCATTGCCTCAAAAACCTTCACCACCCAGGAAACCCTGACCAACGCCC
This genomic stretch from Deltaproteobacteria bacterium harbors:
- a CDS encoding pyridoxal phosphate-dependent aminotransferase codes for the protein MKLARRITQIKPSATLTINTKAQELRAAGRQIVSLAVGEPDFDTPVHVREATKAALDAGFTRYTPVPGIPELRAAVAGYFASFYGVTATQDNVVVTNGGKQSLFNLFQVLLDPGDEVIIPAPYWVSYPALVQLAEGVSVFVRTEPDADFLVTVDQLEAARTPRTRCLILNTPSNPTGCHYTREQLDAIASWAVAKGVFVIADEIYDRLVYAPALPASLSPWWEKYPENFAVVNGLAKSFAMTGWRVGYTLAHVDLIKAMAKLQGQSTSNICSIAQKAALAALTGGWECLEPMLEAFVRRRNLGLAMVRDWGHVVCPEPAGAFYLFPRVDWYYTPEVPDSTALCAHLLEDAGVALVPGAAFGDDRCIRISYALADETLKTCLDKIGQTLHALKS